From Penicillium psychrofluorescens genome assembly, chromosome: 6, one genomic window encodes:
- a CDS encoding uncharacterized protein (ID:PFLUO_009289-T1.cds;~source:funannotate), translating into MAGMDLQKRSRPVAIAPVPPHRTGAIDVALMPYACQTCAKRKVKCDKASPTCSGCRKGKLECLYRKSRPQYRKRKLSGDLCEKLARYEHILQQHGLLEAVASPSAGETPPSQELISLRWADPETARNGKLLVGQGKSRYIYSNFWRNLEDDELQHASDEEEEDNQAVSHVASGPLTGAFMGYQQSLFTYHPTHVQAMILWENHIENVEPLCKIIHIPSTRKMIQMASQQPEIISKTDEYLLFAIYHFAVFSMTEEDCVEKLGQSRATLLQRYHFATRQALVNASFLKTTEMSVLQSLVLFILPCRHFYDSHTYWILTGVAVRIAQRMGLHRDGEKLGLSPFDVQMRRRLFYQLLPLDGNASVLSGTGISVMPDAWDTQPPLNINDDQIWPGMTETPQEQSGATDMIFCLSRACIGRFFTKATRPADDAAPWQFKDYPNAELAIMDAERQVEEKYIRYCDIVNPLHFLTIGLARSGITAMRVRTKLPKVRNQTATDAEMKELFYLAQKIMDTDAATCTNTGLRKYRWHVRPFFLWGLWDSMIFVLTSLWKRLSLLSPAETEIAWSQVEQVYNNHDELLNSRRALHVAFGRLTVKAWDTHRLPSRGVLEPAFITTLRSQRKRKSLNSSASPLDRNTDTMTPPIEPSPASDANASSDTPSVGVNLDIDSDFSLAAADWMFWDQLIRDYQTQDDS; encoded by the coding sequence ATGGCTGGTATGGATCTCCAAAAACGCAGCAGGCCGGTAGCCATTGCCCCGGTACCGCCCCACCGAACTGGCGCGATCGATGTTGCTCTCATGCCGTATGCGTGCCAGACCTGTGCCAAACGCAAAGTAAAATGCGACAAGGCATCGCCTACATGTTCAGGCTGCCGCAAGGGAAAACTCGAGTGTCTCTATCGAAAATCTCGACCCCAATACCGGAAACGAAAGTTGAGCGGCGACCTTTGCGAAAAGCTTGCTCGGTACGAGCACATTCTGCAGCAACACGGTTTGCTGGAGGCTGTTGCATCGCCATCCGCTGGAGAGACACCGCCGTCACAGGAACTAATATCTCTCCGATGGGCTGACCCAGAAACAGCGAGAAATGGCAAGCTTCTTGTTGGACAGGGCAAGTCGCGATATATCTACAGCAATTTCTGGCGTAAtctcgaagatgatgagctGCAGCATGCTtccgatgaagaagaagaggataACCAAGCAGTCTCCCATGTTGCATCAGGCCCTTTGACAGGCGCATTTATGGGCTATCAACAGAGCCTTTTCACGTATCACCCAACCCACGTGCAAGCCATGATACTGTGGGAGAACCACATCGAAAACGTCGAACCTCTCTGCAAAATCATACACATTCCATCGACTCGCAAGATGATTCAGATGGCTTCGCAGCAGCCTGAAATTATATCGAAAACTGACGAGTACCTGCTGTTTGCCATATACCACTTTGCGGTCTTCTCCATGACGGAAGAGGACTGTGTCGAGAAATTGGGGCAGTCGCGTGCTACACTGTTGCAACGATATCATTTCGCGACGCGGCAAGCTCTGGTCAATGCGTCTTTTCTCAAAACCACCGAGATGTCGGTTCTGCAATCCCTCGTCCTCTTCATTCTACCGTGCCGGCACTTCTACGATTCGCACACTTACTGGATATTGACGGGAGTTGCGGTCCGCATAGCGCAACGTATGGGGCTCCATCGGGACGGAGAGAAGCTGGGCTTGTCACCGTTTGATGTACAAATGAGACGACGACTATTTTATCAACTTCTGCCGCTGGACGGCAATGCCAGCGTACTGTCCGGCACAGGAATATCTGTTATGCCAGACGCCTGGGACACCCAGCCGCCCCTCAATATAAATGACGACCAGATATGGCCAGGAATGACGGAGACGCCGCAAGAACAAAGCGGCGCAACCGATATGATCTTCTGCTTGTCGCGCGCCTGTATTGGGAGATTCTTTACTAAGGCGACAAGACCGGCGGACGATGCAGCGCCCTGGCAGTTCAAAGACTACCCCAATGCCGAGCTGGCTATCATGGATGCCGAACGCCAAGTCGAGGAGAAATATATTCGCTATTGTGACATTGTCAATCCATTACATTTTCTGACTATCGGCCTGGCTAGATCGGGGATCACGGCTATGCGCGTTCGAACCAAGCTCCCCAAAGTACGGAACCAGACCGCCACGGACGCTGAGATGAAGGAGCTGTTTTATCTAGCGCAGAAAATCATGGATACTGACGCGGCCACCTGCACTAATACAGGCCTCAGGAAGTACCGCTGGCATGTGCGACCGTTTTTCTTGTGGGGTTTGTGGGACTCGATGATTTTCGTTCTGACGAGCCTGTGGAAGAGACTCAGCCTGCTCTCACCTGCAGAAACCGAAATCGCCTGGTCTCAGGTAGAGCAAGTCTACAACAACCACGACGAGCTCCTCAATTCAAGGCGAGCGCTGCACGTGGCGTTTGGGCGCCTCACGGTGAAAGCCTGGGATACCCATCGTCTGCCGAGCAGGGGTGTGCTGGAGCCAGCTTTCATCACTACATTACGTTCCCAGCGGAAAAGGAAAAGTCTGAATAGCAGTGCGAGTCCTCTTGACAGGAACACGGATACAATGACTCCTCCAATCGAACCGTCCCCCGCAAGTGACGCGAATGCATCATCGGATACGCCCTCGGTTGGCGTGAACCTTGATATAGATAGTGATTTCAGTCTCGCAGCCGCAGACTGGATGTTCTGGGATCAGTTGATCCGGGATTATCAGACGCAAGATGATTCCTAG
- a CDS encoding uncharacterized protein (ID:PFLUO_009285-T1.cds;~source:funannotate), translated as MASFMQDLWSSVFTPGPTPTLLIATNVSFAALQVVLLVLLVATTSIHFVILSIISAGLWWAINWFAAEVRAVQLAQQKEASDARGDNPDSETETESVTAGRKPKSVPAATASATGSKVAAADLQLPTERDGRKRPGTPGDGSEYASTDSEWEKVDNQAS; from the coding sequence ATGGCCTCCTTCATGCAGGACCTATGGTCCAGCGTCTTCACCCCCGGCCCCACTCCGACACTACTGATCGCAACCAACGTCTCCTTCGCCGCCCTGCAggtcgtcctcctcgtcctcctcgtggCCACCACCAGTATCCACTTCGTGATCTTGTCCATCATCAGCGCGGGCCTGTGGTGGGCCATCAACTGGTTCGCTGCCGAGGTGCGCGCCGTGCAGCTGGCTCAACAGAAAGAAGCGTCTGACGCCCGGGGCGATAATCCTGACTCTGAGACGGAAACGGAATCCGTCACGGCTGGCCGCAAACCTAAATCCGTGCCCGCTGCGACGGCATCGGCAACGGGGAGCAAGGTTGCCGCTGCGGATCTGCAACTGCCCACCGAGCGTGATGGGCGAAAGCGCCCCGGAACACCGGGTGATGGCTCAGAGTATGCTAGTACGGATAGcgagtgggagaaggtggaCAACCAAGCCTCGTGA
- a CDS encoding uncharacterized protein (ID:PFLUO_009288-T1.cds;~source:funannotate), whose protein sequence is MSQLKVLIVGASIAGPTAAYWFAKAGANVTVIERFPQLRSNGHNVDIRNVGVSVMRKIPGMEAAVQAKTVPMEGISFVRTDGRSYGIIRATGNPDRQSLVSEYEIFRGDLAQILFDLTKDNENICYIFGEQVALMRQDEPDDNGPVTVEFANGFPTSSFDLVVACDGATSRTRAIGLGRGVRDDIQSTNSWVAYCSMPQDLLAGSKLGHAYSAPGGRFIAAGADPSGMTRVAFMGIHPRDDHDAARPFREAMERGDDALKQLVAQHYRGAGWKCDEAVEGMLEAEDFYATEIVQVKPSCLYNGRFVLVGDAGYAPGPTGAGTSLALAGAYVLAGEVGSRCKGDLAAGLRGYEERMRPLIDDLQKIPPGVLTFLAPQTAWGIWLRNTVFALICWTRVMEFVQLVFIGSFSNPDKYALPDYQWVK, encoded by the coding sequence ATGTCCCAACTCAAGGTTCTCATTGTGGGCGCATCCATCGCAGGCCCAACGGCGGCTTACTGGTTCGCCAAAGCCGGAGCAAACGTCACGGTCATAGAGCGCTTCCCACAATTACGCAGCAATGGGCACAACGTCGACATTCGCAACGTTGGCGTCTCGGTCATGCGAAAGATTCCTGGGATGGAGGCGGCCGTGCAAGCCAAGACGGTGCCGATGGAAGGTATCAGCTTCGTCCGCACCGACGGGAGATCGTATGGAATCATCCGGGCCACTGGAAATCCAGATAGACAGTCACTTGTTTCTGAGTATGAGATCTTCCGCGGCGACTTGGCGCAGATTCTATTTGATTTGACGAAAGACAACGAGAATATCTGCTATATTTTCGGTGAGCAGGTCGCCTTGATGCGGCAGGACGAACCAGACGACAATGGACCGGTTACAGTTGAATTCGCGAATGGCTTCCCGACTTCGAGCTTTGATCTCGTTGTCGCTTGTGACGGCGCCACCTCGAGGACTCGAGCGATCGGTCTTGGACGCGGTGTCCGAGACGACATCCAATCCACGAACAGCTGGGTGGCGTACTGTTCCATGCCGCAAGATCTACTCGCTGGAAGCAAACTGGGACACGCATACAGCGCGCCCGGCGGGCGGTTCATCGCTGCAGGAGCCGATCCGTCTGGCATGACTCGGGTTGCATTCATGGGAATCCACCCACGCGACGACCACGACGCCGCGCGGCCGTTCCGCGAGGCCATGGAGCGCGGAGACGACGCACTCAAACAACTCGTTGCCCAGCACTACCGTGGAGCCGGATGGAAATGCGACGAAGCTGTCGAGGGTATGCTTGAGGCCGAGGATTTCTACGCCACCGAGATCGTCCAGGTTAAACCGTCCTGTTTGTACAACGGACGCTTCGTGCTGGTCGGTGATGCGGGGTATGCGCCTGGCCCGACTGGCGCGGGGACGAGTCTTGCTCTCGCTGGCGCGTATGTGCTGGCGGGCGAGGTCGGCAGCAGATGCAAGGGCGATCTGGCTGCGGGACTCCGGGGTTATGAGGAGCGCATGCGGCCGCTCATTGACGACTTGCAGAAGATTCCGCCAGGCGTCCTGACTTTCCTTGCGCCACAGACGGCGTGGGGGATATGGTTACGAAACACCGTTTTTGCGCTGATCTGCTGGACTAGAGTTATGGAGTTTGTCCAGTTAGTCTTTATCGGCTCGTTTTCTAACCCGGATAAGTACGCACTGCCGGATTATCAATGGGTTAAATAG
- a CDS encoding uncharacterized protein (ID:PFLUO_009287-T1.cds;~source:funannotate) yields MFFSKTIPAASLVLFGLARADFYLGTASGLNEDGGGNTPSLESYTTYILQVGDQDICDSSTVGGDPSQPSTDPTAPWVNFCGQTFSNNGWNVQLNSDDTCGSNMAGNEDVPAGTFYADVIDQDAASSGSAVVVGRCVSEYSSTTDCASWGSTEAVTYIHCYTDALSSPRTSSTAPYIPDPQPSYSSTPTPSLRRVKRSF; encoded by the exons ATGTTTTTTTCAAAGACCATTCCCGCCGCCTCGctcgtcctcttcggcctcgctcGAGCAGACTTCTATCTCGGTACTGCCTCTGGTCTAAATGAAGATGGAGGCGGCAACACCCCCTCTCTTGAATCCTACACCACCTATATCCTCCAAGTCGGTGACCAGGATATCTGCGACTCGTCGACCGTTGGCGGTGATCCCAGCCAGCCCTCGACGGATCCTACTGCCCCTTGGGTCAATTTCTGTGGACAGACCTTTAGCAACAATGGGTGGAATGTGCAACTAAACTCGGACGATACT TGCGGCTCGAACATGGCAGGCAACGAAGACGTCCCTGCAGGCACGTTCTACGCGGACGTGATCGACCAGGATGCAGCATCCAGCGGCTCTgctgtcgtcgtcggccgCTGCGTCAGCGAGTACTCGAGTACCACGGATTGTGCCTCGTGGGGATCGACAGAAGCCGTGACTTATATCCACTGCTACACAGACGCACTTTCGAGCCCGAGGACTTCCTCTACCGCGCCTTACATCCCGGACCCCCAGCCCTCGTACTCATCTACTCCGACACCTTCTTTGCGTCGTGTTAAGCGGAGCTTTTAA
- a CDS encoding uncharacterized protein (ID:PFLUO_009290-T1.cds;~source:funannotate), with the protein MSDDEAPASVHSASPAAVANNSGPIPVPADVYHHDEKKGPTPPLSSLPERDFIEPLSRRASFMGHLADSRESQFHVRDRSELERYFVYGRKYWASLVQTSRNLARIIWVHFGEREGEEGKVDLLRKLTAMNLILAFAVALKHKLRFEPDVAYEDLAGLIAHLDTFALDAHDHGSMYPQSKTPWKSVGEYLGISFAKSNPRKLVKRSKKPLGHLPLEILHHLSAYVDSCVKNGTLSLAQYQAQSMNMMTSLTEILTGTERVLDTPLPAAYSIAISQISWIYVTVLPFQLYGFLNWITIPASMVAAYIILGLLAIGSEIENPFGQDVNDLQLTTYCRQIAQELDIITATPPPNVDDFMARPENLVLFPLSQDGYPAWKNRSKEDIRAALQAKVAASSSRNPALGESNTSTRTMSFSTRKTMESV; encoded by the exons AtgtcggacgacgaggccCCCGCTTCGGTCCATAGCGCATCTCCAGCCGCCGTAGCCAATAACAGCGGTCCTATTCCCGTCCCCGCCGATGTATACCATCATGACGAGAAAAAGGGCCCGACTCCACCCCTCTCCAGCTTGCCGGAGCGGGACTTTATCGAGCCGTTATCGCGGCGGGCGAGCTTCATGGGGCATCTGGCGGACTCGCGGGAGTCACAATTCCATGTGCGAGATCGcagcgagctggagcggTACTTTGTAT ATGGACGCAAGTACTGGGCCTCGCTGGTTCAGACCTCGCGCAATCTGGCCCGCATCATTTGGGTGCACTTCGGCGAAcgggaaggagaggaaggcaAGGTGGATCTTTTGAGAAAACT GACTGCCATGAACCTGATCCTCGCATTTGCCGTGGCTCTCAAACACAAACTCCGCTTTGAGCCTGATGTCGCATACGAGGACTTGGCGGGCCTCATCGCCCATCTAGATACGTTTGCCCTCGACGCCCATGACCACGGCTCCATGTATCCCCAGTCGAAAACTCCTTGGAAATCCGTAGGAGAGTACCTAGGCATTTCGTTCGCCAAGTCCAACCCGCGCAAGCTGGTTAAGCGGTCCAAGAAGCCGCTAGGACATCTTCCACTTGAGATCCTCCACCACTTATCTGCCTATGTCGATTCGTGTGTGAAGAATGGCACGCTCTCTCTGGCCCAATATCAGGCTCAGTCCA TGAATATGATGACCTCGCTAACCGAGATCTTGACCGGGACGGAGCGGGTGCTTGACACTCCTCTCCCCGCCGCATATAGCATCGCCATTTCCCAGATTTCATGGATTTATGTTACGGTCCTCCCCTTCCAGCTGTATGGTTTCTTGAACTGGATTACCATCCCAGCTTCTATGG TTGCCGCGTACATTATCCTCGGCCTGCTTGCCATTGGcagcgagatcgagaaccCCTTCGGCCAGGATGTTAACGATCTCCAACTCACCACATACTGTCGCCAGATTGCCCAGGAGCTTGATATCATCACAGCCACCCCACCCCCAAATGTGGACGACTTCATGGCCCGCCCAGAAAACCTGGTTCTGTTCCCGCTCAGCCAGGATGGCTATCCTGCGTGGAAGAACCGGAGCAAGGAGGACATCCGTGCCGCGCTCCAGGCCAAGGTTGCTGCGAGCTCAAGCCGGAACCCTGCGCTGGGTGAATCAAATACCTCCACCAGAACAATGAGTTTCTCCACAAGGAAGACCATGGAGTCTGTTTGA
- a CDS encoding uncharacterized protein (ID:PFLUO_009286-T1.cds;~source:funannotate), translating into MISTAPLTVGRRRIFGSVFSPVLLDAHPPPHPTFDRDQTPKVTPSHSHQSTEPRPDQETWNQAWHAVTAFLAVPDGGFAPIYNYRETDGSEILKQWNRLSPPAKDTAEALAFLTSSDAQNFRDDAVPWGLFSWYGDEIRRHFLTNLRTGLYELLNSPEKDGLLRKIVDCLQLARRIYLAPIVHYLLPLLATPEQGRVLTQLQRNFHTVVSYSLPWSQISPLLTAELARDALVILGIDTLTDDSSEASQDDMEVDRKYSVSYHDWRMEDSDEARAQIMTEGEDASVTMARDRLLAFLNGLQLVGLGGEKAQKVFASVMDIMMTEFVRAAYTEQWQAPTSAPQHLRQWIENVYARLAVQVLAIIHTPSTTQGASSMDVSFGDVEKWQEMGIARLGSLRTSEFFDVIVEWPASIGAVEDLRHFTTHPAARNHVTQWFIHTLNRRLLHPGASTVQILQLYISIIRAFHLLDPKGVLLDRIARPIRRYLKDRDDTVKAIVSGLLAEPPAPGEPVVSSSDTLVELAAELNKAHQNSLRNQRGELDWDDMNWAPDPVDAAPDYRKCKSSDVIDSLVSLFDSKETFVKEMQTLLADRLLQKRTDFDQEMSVLELLKVRFGDSALQACEVMLRDIFDSRRVDQVVRNDQGLSSKPRKAAKATIKQNVPEIHAKILSRFFWPEIQDQEFNVPDHIISLQQRYSAGFEALKQSRKLTWRNGLGQVTVELDLEDRVFVDEVTTWQATVIYAFQAESEPEVTKTVTDLSNQLQMTATLVRSACLFWVSKRILAESPRDTFRVLEVLPTEDEQQPGDPSGSGAPGTEGAGSSSDDAAAAAAAAAAAAAKESAEAATMEKMNLYWQFIVGMLTNQGALPLPRIVMMLKVVVPGGFPYSNEELREFLAGMVSRGKLEIVSGGNYKIVH; encoded by the exons ATGATCTCTACAGCCCCCCTCACGGTGGGACGCCGACGCATCTTCGGCTCTGTCTTTTCTCCCGTGTTGCTCGACGCCCACCCTCCGCCGCATCCCACCTTCGACCGCGACCAGACTCCGAAGGTGACTCCTTCGCACTCCCATCAATCAACGGAACCTCGCCCAGACCAAGAGACCTGGAACCAAGCATGGCACGCGGTGACGGCATTCTTGGCTGTGCCGGATGGGGGCTTTGCGCCGATCTATAATTACAGGGAGACCGACGGCAGTGAAATATTGAAGCAATGGAACCGACTCAGTCCTCCGGCGAAGGATACTGCAGAAGCATTGGCGTTCCTGACATCTTCGGATGCCCAGAATTTCCGAGATGATGCTGTTCCGTGGGGTCTGTTTAGCTGGTACGGCGATGAGATACGGAGGCATTTCTTGACGAATCTTCGAACAGGGCTATACGAG CTTCTGAACAGCCCCGAGAAGGACGGACTGCTCCGAAAAATTGTGGATTGCTTGCAACTCGCCCGCCGAATCTACCTGGCTCCTATTGTGCATTATCTACTACCATTACTCGCCACACCCGAGCAAGGGCGCGTACTGACCCAATTGCAGCGGAACTTCCACACGGTGGTTTCATACTCCCTACCGTGGTCGCAGATCTCGCCACTTCTCACGGCAGAGCTTGCGCGGGATGCACTCGTTATTTTGGGGATTGACACCCTAACCGACGATTCGAGTGAGGCGAGCCAAGATGACATGGAAGTGGATCGGAAATACTCCGTCTCCTACCATGACTGGAGGATGGAGGACTCCGACGAAGCCCGGGCACAGATCATGACGGAGGGCGAGGATGCTAGTGTCACGATGGCGCGGGATCGGCTGCTGGCTTTTCTCAATGGTTTACAGCTTGTCGGGCTTGGCGGCGAGAAAGCACAGAAGGTGTTTGCCAGCGTGATGGATATCATGATGACAGAATTCGTCCGTGCCGCTTACACGGAACAGTGGCAGGCACCGACATCGGCACCGCAGCATTTGCGACAGTGGATTGAAAATGTTTATGCACGCCTCGCGGTGCAGGTACTGGCTATCATCCACACTCCGTCCACGACTCAAGGGGCTAGCAGTATGGATGTGAgctttggcgatgtggaAAAGTGGCAAGAGATGGGCATTGCACGTCTTGGGAGCCTTCGGACGAGTGAGTTCTTCGATGTGATCGTGGAGTGGCCTGCCAGCATTGGCGCTGTGGAAGATCTACGGCACTTCACGACGCATCCCGCGGCGCGGAACCATGTCACGCAGTGGTTCATCCATACCCTGAACAGACGGCTTCTACATCCCGGTGCCTCGACAGTTCAAATTTTGCAGCTGTATATTTCTATCATTCGAGCCTTTCACCTCCTGGACCCTAAGggtgttcttcttgaccgCATTGCTCGGCCAATCCGGCGATACCTCAAGGACCGCGACGATACAGTCAAGGCAATCGTCAGTGGGCTTCTTGCTGAGCCGCCCGCCCCCGGCGAGCCTGTTGTCTCTAGCAGTGACACCTTGGTGGAACTGGCTGCGGAGCTGAACAAGGCGCATCAGAATTCCCTGAGAAACCAACGGGGTGAACTCGACTGGGACGATATGAACTGGGCACCAGATCCCGTCGATGCGGCGCCAGATTACCGCAAATGCAAGAGCTCAGATGTCATCGACAGCCTGGTCAGTCTTTTCGACTCCAAGGAGACGTTTGTCAAGGAGATGCAGACGCTACTGGCGGACCGCCTTCTCCAGAAACGCACCGACTTTGACCAGGAAATGTCGGTTCTGGAGCTTCTGAAGGTGCGGTTCGGCGATTCAGCATTACAGGCATGCGAAGTCATGCTCCGGGATATCTTCGACTCACGACGTGTTGACCAAGTTGTGCGAAACGACCAAGGCCTATCATCCAAGCCTCGTAAGGCGGCCAAGGCAACCATCAAACAAAATGTGCCCGAGATCCACGCGAAGATCCTATCGAGGTTCTTCTGGCCAGAGATCCAAGATCAAGAATTCAACGTCCCCGACCATATCATATCTCTGCAACAGCGATACTCGGCCGGTTTCGAGGCCCTTAAGCAATCTCGTAAGCTCACGTGGCGGAACGGATTGGGTCAAGTCACCGTCGAGCTAGATCTAGAAGACCGAGTCTTCGTAGATGAAGTGACAACGTGGCAGGCCACGGTGATCTACGCCTTCCAGGCCGAATCAGAGCCAGAAGTCACAAAAACAGTCACAGATCTCTCCAACCAACTCCAAATGACAGCCACGCTGGTCCGCAGCGCGTGCTTGTTCTGGGTGAGCAAGCGCATCCTCGCAGAATCCCCCCGCGACACCTTCCGCGTATTGGAAGTCCTCCCCACCGAAGACGAGCAGCAGCCCGGCGACCCCAGCGGCTCTGGCGCACCCGGTACCGAAGGGGCAGGCAGTTCCTCGGACGacgccgcggccgcggcagcagcagcggcagcagccgccgcgAAGGAGTCCGCCGAAGCTGCCACGATGGAGAAAATGAATCTCTACTGGCAGTTTATTGTTGGCATGCTCACGAACCAGGGCGCGCTCCCTCTGCCGCGCATTGTCATGATGCTGAAAGTGGTCGTTCCCGGCGGCTTTCCATACAGCAAtgaggagctgcgcgagtTCCTGGCTGGAATGGTTTCTCGGGGGAAATTGGAGATTGTGAGTGGTGGCAATTACAAAATCGTGCATTGA
- a CDS encoding uncharacterized protein (ID:PFLUO_009291-T1.cds;~source:funannotate): MAPALTDSATTASHRLDAPLELFPDGLRTTGQHPPLYDQIHPFDRFPRQITGPTVWKAEDYHDNPEKWTHAFTPSQVEELSAASDAFLASKTPLTGISKSNFPLPTLAPFLETLRKDLVDGKGFILFKGFPVEKWGNHKCAIAYMGLGTYLGYFVSQNSRGHVLGHVKDLGEDAEQIDKVRIYRTNARQFFHSDDSDIVGLLCIAKALEGGESDLVSSHHVYNTLAVERPDILKTLTEPIWYFDRKGETSKGEDEYIRTSVVYLERGENGRVYTKWDPYYVRSLNRFSDAGIIPPMSDAQQEALKVLEETCVRLSLHMVLDVGDIQFLANSHIFHARTAYTDHAPPMPRRHLMRLWLATPEHEGGWKLPFWDSNEKKRGGIQVDDQPPVAPLDAE, from the exons ATGGCCCCCGCACTCACCGATTCCGCTACTACCGCATCCCACAGGCTCGATGCGCCGCTGGAACTCTTCCCCGATGGTCTGAGGACCACCGGCCAGCACCCCCCGCTATACGACCAAATCCACCCCTTTGACCGCTTCCCGCGCCAGATCACCGGCCCTACCGTCTGGAAAGCCGAGGACTACCACGATAACCCGGAGAAGTGGACGCATGCCTTCACCCCATCCCAGGTTGAGGAACTTAGCGCGGCGTCGGATGCTTTCCTTGCGTCCAAGACCCCGCTGACCGGCATTTCCAAG AGCaacttccctctccccactCTAGCGCCGTTCCTGGAGACACTGCGCAAAGACTTGGTTGACGGCAAGGGCTTTATCCTCTTCAAGGGCTTCCCCGTCGAGAAATGGGGCAACCACAAGTGTGCTATTGCATACATGGGTCTGGGCACGTACCTGGGCTACTTCGTCAGCCAGAACAGCCGCGGCCACGTTCTGGGTCACGTCAAGGATCTCGGAGAGGATGCGGAGCAGATTGATAAAGTGCGCATCTACCGGACCAATGCTCG CCAattcttccactccgacGACTCCGACATTGTCGGTCTTCTCTGcatcgccaaggccctcGAGGGCGGCGAGTCCGACCTCGTCTCCTCGCATCACGTCTACAACACCCTGGCCGTCGAGCGGCCCGATATCCTCAAGACCTTGACCGAGCCGATCTGGTACTTCGACCGCAAGGGCGAGACCAgcaagggcgaggacgagTACATCCGCACGAGCGTGGTGTACCTGGAGCGCGGCGAGAACGGACGCGTGTACACCAAATGGGATCCCTACTACGTGCGCTCGTTGAACCGCTTCTCTGACGCGGGCATCATCCCGCCCATGTCCGACGCGCAGCAGGAAGCCCTGAAAGTGCTGGAGGAGACCTGCGTCCGCCTCTCGCTGCACATGGTCCTGGACGTCGGCGACATCCAGTTCCTTGCCAACTCGCATATCTTCCACGCGCGCACTGCCTACACGGACCATGCGCCCCCTAtgccccgccgccatctgATGCGTCTGTGGCTTGCGACTCCGGAGCATGAGGGTGGCTGGAAGCTGCCTTTCTGGGATAGCaatgagaagaagcgcggtgGTATCCAGGTTGATGACCAGCCGCCTGTGGCGCCGCTGGATGCGGAGTAA